Below is a window of Thermodesulfomicrobium sp. WS DNA.
GGACCGCCCCTTCCGGCGCGTGTACGAGCCCGGGCACCCGGACGCCGACGAGGAAGGATACGTGAACTATCCAGATATCAACGTGATGGAGGAGATGACGGCGATGCTCTCGGCCATGCGCGCCTACGAGGCCAACGTCTCCACCATCACCACGGCCAAGAACATGTTCGCCAAGGCCCTGGAAATCGGCCGCTAGGAGGTGCCTCATGGCTATTACCCCCGTCGCCCTCAAGGCCTACGCCCAGGCAGCACAGGCCACTGCTTCCCGAGAAAAGGTCCGCGCTGCGGCTTCCGCCACCGAAACCCAGGCCCGCAGCTTTTCCGAGACCGTCCGCCAGTCCCTCGCGTCGGTCAACGACCTGCAGCAGGACAAGGCCAAGCTCATCGAAGAATTCGCCTCCGGCAAAAACCAAAATGTGCATGAGCTCATGATCGGACTGCAAAAAGCGAGTCTCGCCATGGAACTCACCGCTGCGGTGCGCAACAAAGTGATGAACGCCTATCAGGAAGTGATGCGGTTGCAGTTCTAAACAGATAGTTTGTGACACGGAGCACCACTATGCCGCCGTTTCTTCAGAAATTCTTGGGACAGGTCACGGAATTTTGGGGGACCAAAACCCTGCCGCAGCGCATTACCATCGCCGGCCTTGTGGCATGTGCATTCTTGGCCTTTGCGATCATGCTCTACTGGCTCAACCACACGGAATACCGTCCCCTCTACAACCAGCTGTACCCCGAGGACGCCGCCCAAGTGGTGCAGATGCTCCAAAAAGACAATATCCCCTACAAATTGGAAAACGGTGGCACCACAATCCTTGTGCCCGCGGAAAAAGTGTACGACCTGCGCCTCAAGCTTGCCGGAGAGGGGACCTTGCGTGGTCAGGGCATGGGGTTTGAGATCTTCGACGCCAACAAGATCGGACAGACGAGCTTTGTGCAAAACATCAACTACCAGCGTGCCCTGCAAGGGGAGCTGGCGCGCACCATCTCCGAGCTCCCGGAGGTGGAAAGCGCCCGGGTGCACTTGGTGCTCCCCTCCAAAAGCCTGTTCGTGGAAGAGCAAACCCCGCCCTCTGCTGCGGTGATGGTCAAGCTCAAGGGCGGACGCAGCCTCTCTTCCCAGCAGGTCCAGGCGGTGGTGAACCTCGTGGCTTCCAGCGTCGGAGGACTCACCCAAGAGCACATCACGGTCACGGACAACCGCGGCAAGGTGCTCTTCGAGCCCCAGGCCAAAGACCAGACGGGGCTCTCGACCACGCAGTTGGAGTCCCAACGGGCCCTGGAGCGCTCCCTGGAGAGCCGCATCGAGCAATTGGTCACCCCGGTGGTGGGCCAAGGCAAGGTCATCGCCAAGGTCACGGCGGAGTTGGACTTCAACCGCACCGTGGTGCGCAAGGAGCTTTTTGACCCCAAAAACCAGGTGGTGCGTAGCGAGGTCAAAAGTGATGAAACCAGCCGCGGAACGGCCAACGCCGCCCAAAGCGGCAATCCTGGTTTTCAAGGAGAAAACAACCTCGGATCCACAGGAACGACCCAGGAAACCAGCCGCACCACCTCCACGGTCAACTATGAAATCAACCGGGAAGAACAGGAAATCGTCTCCCAGGCCGGGGCCATCCGCCGCTTGAGCATCGCCGTGCTCGTCGACGGCACCTCCAGCGTCGGCGCCGATGGCACGCCCCAATTCCAACCCCTGCCCATGGAGCAGATCGAACGCATCCGCAATCTGGCCCAGCGGGCCGTGGGCTTCGATGCCACCCGCGGAGACGCCATCGAAGTTTCGTCCATTCCGTTCGGCGACGAAACCATGCGGCCGCAGGAAACCTTCCTGGAGATCGCGGCCAACTACTTCCAGCTCTTGGGCAAACCGCTCCTCAACACCTTGATCATCCTCATCTTCCTGGTTCTCGTGGTCC
It encodes the following:
- the fliE gene encoding flagellar hook-basal body complex protein FliE, translated to MAITPVALKAYAQAAQATASREKVRAAASATETQARSFSETVRQSLASVNDLQQDKAKLIEEFASGKNQNVHELMIGLQKASLAMELTAAVRNKVMNAYQEVMRLQF
- the fliF gene encoding flagellar basal-body MS-ring/collar protein FliF, which codes for MPPFLQKFLGQVTEFWGTKTLPQRITIAGLVACAFLAFAIMLYWLNHTEYRPLYNQLYPEDAAQVVQMLQKDNIPYKLENGGTTILVPAEKVYDLRLKLAGEGTLRGQGMGFEIFDANKIGQTSFVQNINYQRALQGELARTISELPEVESARVHLVLPSKSLFVEEQTPPSAAVMVKLKGGRSLSSQQVQAVVNLVASSVGGLTQEHITVTDNRGKVLFEPQAKDQTGLSTTQLESQRALERSLESRIEQLVTPVVGQGKVIAKVTAELDFNRTVVRKELFDPKNQVVRSEVKSDETSRGTANAAQSGNPGFQGENNLGSTGTTQETSRTTSTVNYEINREEQEIVSQAGAIRRLSIAVLVDGTSSVGADGTPQFQPLPMEQIERIRNLAQRAVGFDATRGDAIEVSSIPFGDETMRPQETFLEIAANYFQLLGKPLLNTLIILIFLVLVVRPIVLALIKPKVSEEAGAEAMSALGAAEERKALLEGLSDEEMEAMESAKRIENAKILAQQLVEQNMEQALMIMRQWLAQGES